From a region of the Daphnia magna isolate NIES linkage group LG1, ASM2063170v1.1, whole genome shotgun sequence genome:
- the LOC116936588 gene encoding carboxy-terminal domain RNA polymerase II polypeptide A small phosphatase 1 yields MEASSIITQVTREEDQITSFAQEKVIVKTVSGSSSTTGSVKKSARGFLRSLFCCLGKRGSSDQINKSSNNGGNLVINGGGAGNGGGFDTDNGEENGRCSPLLQQPSAKYLLPVPHYQDSQRKCMVIDLDETLVHSSFKPISNADFIVPVEIDGTVHQVYVLKRPHVDEFLRKMGELYECVLFTASLAKYADPVADLLDQWGVFRSRLFRESCVFHRGNYVKDLSRLGRELQKVVIIDNSPASYIFHPDNAVPVASWFDDMSDTELLDLVPFFERLSQVDNVYTVLRNSNHAALTNRSDSLNPNVDLNSIPINVP; encoded by the exons TTATTGTAAAAACAGTCAGTGGTTCAAGCAGTACTACTGGAAGTGTAAAAAAATCAGCCAGAGGTTTTCTTAGGTCCTTGTTCTGTTGCCTGGGAAAACGAGGCAGCTCTGATCAAATCAACAAATCTTCTAATAATG gtgGCAATTTAGTTATCAATGGTGGAGGAGCTGGCAACGGAGGTGGATTTGATACAGACAATGGAGAAGAAAATGGACGCTGCTCACCTTTGTTACAACAACCATCAGCAAAGTACCTATTGCCTGTACCCCACTATCAAGATAGTCAAAGGAAGTGTATGGTGATAGATCTGGATGAAACGCTGGTCCACAGCTCGTTCAAG CCCATAAGCAATGCTGATTTTATCGTTCCCGTGGAAATTGATGGCACGGTTCACCAAGTATATGTGCTCAAGCGGCCACATGTAGATGAATTTCTTCGCAAAATGGGCGAGCTGTACGAGTGCGTGTTATTTACAGCCAGCCTGGCTAAGTATGCTGACCCTGTAGCTGACCTTTTGGATCAGTGGGGCGTCTTCCGATCCCGCCTCTTTCGGGAATCGTGTGTCTTCCATCGTGGGAACTACGTTAAAGATTTAAGTCGGCTTGGCCGAGAACTCCAAAAAGTGGTCATTATCGACAATTCGCCTGCTTCTTACATCTTCCACCCTGACAACGCC GTACCGGTCGCTTCGTGGTTTGATGACATGTCAGACACAGAGCTCTTGGACTTAGTCCCCTTCTTTGAGCGACTTAGCCAGGTTGATAATGTCTACACAGTTTTGCGTAATTCAAATCACGCTGCTCTTACCAACCGTAGCGATTCGCTCAATCCCAACGTTGATTTGAATTCGATCCCAATTAATGTGCCCTAA